The Syngnathus acus chromosome 3, fSynAcu1.2, whole genome shotgun sequence genome includes a window with the following:
- the ripor1 gene encoding rho family-interacting cell polarization regulator 1 isoform X1, producing the protein MFTGSTKLPPAKTPQPERLDEVYAALRRGLQSYLQVHQLELDTLGQQIRENKRNGRLGSLYEQDKQVKAIERFMRRLEFHLSKVEEQYDAYCIQRRLRDGASKMVVAFNSATGSKEARESLSEANRGFRECTEHMCSLESELESHMGEFHVKMKGLAGFARLCAGDQYEVLMRYGRQRWRLRGRVEVSSKQIWDSEEYIFLPLVSELLSIKVTELKSLANHVVVGSVSCEMLDLFCPLPQTLAVDINDLGTVKLNLEVTWSPFDKDDQTSSCSTVSKRLLSNQSPPDTPSMREQVFYSLLKRQGELDNGTVWSNSSESSDDSSSPALAHHAQRLSASNVPHTSVPAPHKSSASTPSLSSNQEEDESEAGEVFSPKDSVHNGHLQMSSSQSRVGESGPECTVTTDRLSVQSAEVLETSTELSHSCSDVSSTAVESFEKTDQCPAKDPAEDSIVRSGAVTAEVEGPSQMAHDSKQSDLAPTVPFPTSSSFTQEVETALESFDFLNCSDLEEEEDEAEHQEEAEHQEEAEHQEEAEHQEEAVHQEEGVHQEEVVHQEEVVHQEEVVHQEEVVHQVMDELQEDSEQPMQEEHREEDEEEEPQEVDKGAKQEGEEQHDEDENKSEQANIEEQEVDEKAEEEVEEKNKEICDSGASCVSSDEETGDGLEFLMEAPEGFRNSDEDRVSESQESSAEEEQDLSRRVQLPEEEEGHGEEKGDDQHGQDAVHDVQEEAERPTTPSHLATTVF; encoded by the exons ATGTTCACAGGCTCCACCAAGCTGCCCCCCGCCAAAACCCCCCAGCCCGAGCGACTGGATGAGGTGTACGCCGCCTTACGCCGAGGCTTACA GTCATacctgcaggtccaccagctTGAGCTGGACACCCTGGGCCAGCAGATCCGAGAAAACAAGAGAAACGGTCGACTG GGATCTTTGTATGAACAGGATAAG caaGTGAAAGCCATAGAGAGATTCATGCGTCGTTTGGAATTCCACCTCAGCAAG GTGGAGGAGCAATACGATGCTTACTGCATACAGCGGCGGCTTCGAGATGGTGCCAGTAAAATGGTGGTGGCCTTTAACTCTGCCACTGGGAGCAAAGAGGCCAGGGAGAGCCTGAGTGAGGCCAACAGAGGCTTTAGGGAATGTACAGAG CACATGTGCTCGCTCGAGAGCGAACTGGAAAGCCACATGGGAGAATTTCATGTCAAGATGAAGG GCCTTGCCGGCTTTGCGCGGCTATGTGCGGGTGACCAATATGag GTGCTCATGCGCTACGGGCGTCAGCGCTGGAGGCTACGAGGGCGCGTGGAAGTCAGCAGCAAGCAGATATGGGACAGCGAAGAGTACATTTTCCTGCCTCTCGTCTCTGAACTTTTGTCCATCAAG gtgACTGAGCTGAAGAGTCTGGCCAATCACGTGGTGGTGGGTAGTGTGTCCTGCGAAATGCTCGACCTGTTCTGCCCACTCCCACAGACCCTTGCTGTGGATATTAATGACCTGGGAACAGTTAAGCTGAACTTGGAAGTCACATGGAG tcCTTTTGACAAGGATGACCAGACATCGTCCTGCAGTACTGTTTCCAAACGGCTGTTGTCCAATCAGAGCCCTCCAGACACACCTTCCATGCGGGAACAAGTGTTTTAT TCTCTGCTGAAGCGGCAGGGAGAGCTGGATAACGGTACCGTCTGGTCCAACTCCTCCGAGTCTTCCGACGACTCGTCCAGTCCGGCCTTGGCCCACCACGCTCAGAGGCTGTCGGCCTCCAACGTTCCGCATACCAGCGTCCCCGCACCGCACAAGTCCAGCGCCTCGACGCCGTCGCTGTCGTCCAatcaggaggaggatgagagTGAAGCGGGCGAGGTTTTCTCCCCGAAAGACTCGGTGCACAACGGCCACCTGCAGATGTCCTCCTCTCAGAGCAGAGTTGGCGAGTCCGGCCCGGAATGTACTGTGACGACTGACAGACTGTCTGTCCAATCGGCTGAGGTTCTGGAAACCTCGACGGAGCTGAGCCACTCGTGCTCCGACGTCTCCTCCACTGCTGTCGAGTCATTCGAGAAGACGGACCAATGTCCGGCCAAAGATCCGGCTGAGGACTCGATAGTCCGCAGCGGAGCGGTGACTGCTGAGGTTGAAGGACCAAGTCAGATGGCTCATGATTCAAAACAGTCTGATTTAGCTCCAACT GTCCCTTTTCCTACTTCTTCCAGTTTCACTCAGGAAGTGGAGACTGCTCTTGAGAGTTTTGACTTCCTCAACTGCTCTGacctggaggaggaagaggacgagGCTGAGCATCAAGAAGAGGCTGAGCATCAAGAAGAGGCTGAGCATCAAGAAGAGGCTGAGCATCAAGAAGAGGCTGTGCATCAAGAAGAGGGTGTGCATCAAGAAGAGGTTGTGCATCAAGAAGAGGTTGTGCATCAAGAAGAGGTTGTGCATCAAGAAGAGGTTGTACATCAAGTGATGGATGAGCTTCAGGAAGACTCTGAGCAGCCAATGCAAGAAGAGCACcgagaggaagatgaggaggaagaaccTCAAGAGGTAGACAAAGGAGCAAAGCAAGAAGGTGAGGAGCAGCATGACGAAGATGAAAACAAGAGTGAACAAGCCAACATAGAAGAGCAAGAGGTGGACGAgaaggcggaggaggaggtggaggagaagaACAAAGAAATCTGCGACTCCGGAGCAAG TTGTGTCAGCAGCGATGAAGAGACGGGAGACGGCCTGGAATTCCTCATGGAGGCTCCAGAAGGATTTCGGAATTCTGACGAAGACCGCGTTTCTGAATCGCAG GAGTCGAGTGCGGAAGAGGAGCAGGATTTGAGTCGTCGGGTGCAACTgcccgaggaagaggaggggcaCGGTGAGGAAAAGGGAGACGACCAACACG GGCAGGACGCTGTACATGATGTTCAAGAGGAGGCGGAGCGTCCCACGACTCCCAGCCACTTGGCCACCACTGTGTTCTAA
- the ripor1 gene encoding rho family-interacting cell polarization regulator 1 isoform X5, which translates to MFTGSTKLPPAKTPQPERLDEVYAALRRGLQSYLQVHQLELDTLGQQIRENKRNGRLGSLYEQDKQVKAIERFMRRLEFHLSKVEEQYDAYCIQRRLRDGASKMVVAFNSATGSKEARESLSEANRGFRECTEHMCSLESELESHMGEFHVKMKGLAGFARLCAGDQYEVLMRYGRQRWRLRGRVEVSSKQIWDSEEYIFLPLVSELLSIKVTELKSLANHVVVGSVSCEMLDLFCPLPQTLAVDINDLGTVKLNLEVTWSPFDKDDQTSSCSTVSKRLLSNQSPPDTPSMREQVFYSLLKRQGELDNGTVWSNSSESSDDSSSPALAHHAQRLSASNVPHTSVPAPHKSSASTPSLSSNQEEDESEAGEVFSPKDSVHNGHLQMSSSQSRVGESGPECTVTTDRLSVQSAEVLETSTELSHSCSDVSSTAVESFEKTDQCPAKDPAEDSIVRSGAVTAEVEGPSQMAHDSKQSDLAPTVPFPTSSSFTQEVETALESFDFLNCSDLEEEEDEAEHQEEVVHQEEVVHQEEVVHQEEVVHQVMDELQEDSEQPMQEEHREEDEEEEPQEVDKGAKQEGEEQHDEDENKSEQANIEEQEVDEKAEEEVEEKNKEICDSGASCVSSDEETGDGLEFLMEAPEGFRNSDEDRVSESQESSAEEEQDLSRRVQLPEEEEGHGEEKGDDQHGQDAVHDVQEEAERPTTPSHLATTVF; encoded by the exons ATGTTCACAGGCTCCACCAAGCTGCCCCCCGCCAAAACCCCCCAGCCCGAGCGACTGGATGAGGTGTACGCCGCCTTACGCCGAGGCTTACA GTCATacctgcaggtccaccagctTGAGCTGGACACCCTGGGCCAGCAGATCCGAGAAAACAAGAGAAACGGTCGACTG GGATCTTTGTATGAACAGGATAAG caaGTGAAAGCCATAGAGAGATTCATGCGTCGTTTGGAATTCCACCTCAGCAAG GTGGAGGAGCAATACGATGCTTACTGCATACAGCGGCGGCTTCGAGATGGTGCCAGTAAAATGGTGGTGGCCTTTAACTCTGCCACTGGGAGCAAAGAGGCCAGGGAGAGCCTGAGTGAGGCCAACAGAGGCTTTAGGGAATGTACAGAG CACATGTGCTCGCTCGAGAGCGAACTGGAAAGCCACATGGGAGAATTTCATGTCAAGATGAAGG GCCTTGCCGGCTTTGCGCGGCTATGTGCGGGTGACCAATATGag GTGCTCATGCGCTACGGGCGTCAGCGCTGGAGGCTACGAGGGCGCGTGGAAGTCAGCAGCAAGCAGATATGGGACAGCGAAGAGTACATTTTCCTGCCTCTCGTCTCTGAACTTTTGTCCATCAAG gtgACTGAGCTGAAGAGTCTGGCCAATCACGTGGTGGTGGGTAGTGTGTCCTGCGAAATGCTCGACCTGTTCTGCCCACTCCCACAGACCCTTGCTGTGGATATTAATGACCTGGGAACAGTTAAGCTGAACTTGGAAGTCACATGGAG tcCTTTTGACAAGGATGACCAGACATCGTCCTGCAGTACTGTTTCCAAACGGCTGTTGTCCAATCAGAGCCCTCCAGACACACCTTCCATGCGGGAACAAGTGTTTTAT TCTCTGCTGAAGCGGCAGGGAGAGCTGGATAACGGTACCGTCTGGTCCAACTCCTCCGAGTCTTCCGACGACTCGTCCAGTCCGGCCTTGGCCCACCACGCTCAGAGGCTGTCGGCCTCCAACGTTCCGCATACCAGCGTCCCCGCACCGCACAAGTCCAGCGCCTCGACGCCGTCGCTGTCGTCCAatcaggaggaggatgagagTGAAGCGGGCGAGGTTTTCTCCCCGAAAGACTCGGTGCACAACGGCCACCTGCAGATGTCCTCCTCTCAGAGCAGAGTTGGCGAGTCCGGCCCGGAATGTACTGTGACGACTGACAGACTGTCTGTCCAATCGGCTGAGGTTCTGGAAACCTCGACGGAGCTGAGCCACTCGTGCTCCGACGTCTCCTCCACTGCTGTCGAGTCATTCGAGAAGACGGACCAATGTCCGGCCAAAGATCCGGCTGAGGACTCGATAGTCCGCAGCGGAGCGGTGACTGCTGAGGTTGAAGGACCAAGTCAGATGGCTCATGATTCAAAACAGTCTGATTTAGCTCCAACT GTCCCTTTTCCTACTTCTTCCAGTTTCACTCAGGAAGTGGAGACTGCTCTTGAGAGTTTTGACTTCCTCAACTGCTCTGacctggaggaggaagaggacgagGCTGAGCATCAAGAAGAG GTTGTGCATCAAGAAGAGGTTGTGCATCAAGAAGAGGTTGTGCATCAAGAAGAGGTTGTACATCAAGTGATGGATGAGCTTCAGGAAGACTCTGAGCAGCCAATGCAAGAAGAGCACcgagaggaagatgaggaggaagaaccTCAAGAGGTAGACAAAGGAGCAAAGCAAGAAGGTGAGGAGCAGCATGACGAAGATGAAAACAAGAGTGAACAAGCCAACATAGAAGAGCAAGAGGTGGACGAgaaggcggaggaggaggtggaggagaagaACAAAGAAATCTGCGACTCCGGAGCAAG TTGTGTCAGCAGCGATGAAGAGACGGGAGACGGCCTGGAATTCCTCATGGAGGCTCCAGAAGGATTTCGGAATTCTGACGAAGACCGCGTTTCTGAATCGCAG GAGTCGAGTGCGGAAGAGGAGCAGGATTTGAGTCGTCGGGTGCAACTgcccgaggaagaggaggggcaCGGTGAGGAAAAGGGAGACGACCAACACG GGCAGGACGCTGTACATGATGTTCAAGAGGAGGCGGAGCGTCCCACGACTCCCAGCCACTTGGCCACCACTGTGTTCTAA
- the ripor1 gene encoding rho family-interacting cell polarization regulator 1 isoform X3, producing MFTGSTKLPPAKTPQPERLDEVYAALRRGLQSYLQVHQLELDTLGQQIRENKRNGRLGSLYEQDKQVKAIERFMRRLEFHLSKVEEQYDAYCIQRRLRDGASKMVVAFNSATGSKEARESLSEANRGFRECTEHMCSLESELESHMGEFHVKMKGLAGFARLCAGDQYEVLMRYGRQRWRLRGRVEVSSKQIWDSEEYIFLPLVSELLSIKVTELKSLANHVVVGSVSCEMLDLFCPLPQTLAVDINDLGTVKLNLEVTWSPFDKDDQTSSCSTVSKRLLSNQSPPDTPSMREQVFYSLLKRQGELDNGTVWSNSSESSDDSSSPALAHHAQRLSASNVPHTSVPAPHKSSASTPSLSSNQEEDESEAGEVFSPKDSVHNGHLQMSSSQSRVGESGPECTVTTDRLSVQSAEVLETSTELSHSCSDVSSTAVESFEKTDQCPAKDPAEDSIVRSGAVTAEVEGPSQMAHDSKQSDLAPTVPFPTSSSFTQEVETALESFDFLNCSDLEEEEDEAEHQEEAEHQEEAEHQEEAEHQEEAVHQEEGVHQEEVVHQEEVVHQEEVVHQEEVVHQVMDELQEDSEQPMQEEHREEDEEEEPQEVDKGAKQEGEEQHDEDENKSEQANIEEQEVDEKAEEEVEEKNKEICDSGASCVSSDEETGDGLEFLMEAPEGFRNSDEDRVSESQESSAEEEQDLSRRVQLPEEEEGHGLGPQLVVLISLA from the exons ATGTTCACAGGCTCCACCAAGCTGCCCCCCGCCAAAACCCCCCAGCCCGAGCGACTGGATGAGGTGTACGCCGCCTTACGCCGAGGCTTACA GTCATacctgcaggtccaccagctTGAGCTGGACACCCTGGGCCAGCAGATCCGAGAAAACAAGAGAAACGGTCGACTG GGATCTTTGTATGAACAGGATAAG caaGTGAAAGCCATAGAGAGATTCATGCGTCGTTTGGAATTCCACCTCAGCAAG GTGGAGGAGCAATACGATGCTTACTGCATACAGCGGCGGCTTCGAGATGGTGCCAGTAAAATGGTGGTGGCCTTTAACTCTGCCACTGGGAGCAAAGAGGCCAGGGAGAGCCTGAGTGAGGCCAACAGAGGCTTTAGGGAATGTACAGAG CACATGTGCTCGCTCGAGAGCGAACTGGAAAGCCACATGGGAGAATTTCATGTCAAGATGAAGG GCCTTGCCGGCTTTGCGCGGCTATGTGCGGGTGACCAATATGag GTGCTCATGCGCTACGGGCGTCAGCGCTGGAGGCTACGAGGGCGCGTGGAAGTCAGCAGCAAGCAGATATGGGACAGCGAAGAGTACATTTTCCTGCCTCTCGTCTCTGAACTTTTGTCCATCAAG gtgACTGAGCTGAAGAGTCTGGCCAATCACGTGGTGGTGGGTAGTGTGTCCTGCGAAATGCTCGACCTGTTCTGCCCACTCCCACAGACCCTTGCTGTGGATATTAATGACCTGGGAACAGTTAAGCTGAACTTGGAAGTCACATGGAG tcCTTTTGACAAGGATGACCAGACATCGTCCTGCAGTACTGTTTCCAAACGGCTGTTGTCCAATCAGAGCCCTCCAGACACACCTTCCATGCGGGAACAAGTGTTTTAT TCTCTGCTGAAGCGGCAGGGAGAGCTGGATAACGGTACCGTCTGGTCCAACTCCTCCGAGTCTTCCGACGACTCGTCCAGTCCGGCCTTGGCCCACCACGCTCAGAGGCTGTCGGCCTCCAACGTTCCGCATACCAGCGTCCCCGCACCGCACAAGTCCAGCGCCTCGACGCCGTCGCTGTCGTCCAatcaggaggaggatgagagTGAAGCGGGCGAGGTTTTCTCCCCGAAAGACTCGGTGCACAACGGCCACCTGCAGATGTCCTCCTCTCAGAGCAGAGTTGGCGAGTCCGGCCCGGAATGTACTGTGACGACTGACAGACTGTCTGTCCAATCGGCTGAGGTTCTGGAAACCTCGACGGAGCTGAGCCACTCGTGCTCCGACGTCTCCTCCACTGCTGTCGAGTCATTCGAGAAGACGGACCAATGTCCGGCCAAAGATCCGGCTGAGGACTCGATAGTCCGCAGCGGAGCGGTGACTGCTGAGGTTGAAGGACCAAGTCAGATGGCTCATGATTCAAAACAGTCTGATTTAGCTCCAACT GTCCCTTTTCCTACTTCTTCCAGTTTCACTCAGGAAGTGGAGACTGCTCTTGAGAGTTTTGACTTCCTCAACTGCTCTGacctggaggaggaagaggacgagGCTGAGCATCAAGAAGAGGCTGAGCATCAAGAAGAGGCTGAGCATCAAGAAGAGGCTGAGCATCAAGAAGAGGCTGTGCATCAAGAAGAGGGTGTGCATCAAGAAGAGGTTGTGCATCAAGAAGAGGTTGTGCATCAAGAAGAGGTTGTGCATCAAGAAGAGGTTGTACATCAAGTGATGGATGAGCTTCAGGAAGACTCTGAGCAGCCAATGCAAGAAGAGCACcgagaggaagatgaggaggaagaaccTCAAGAGGTAGACAAAGGAGCAAAGCAAGAAGGTGAGGAGCAGCATGACGAAGATGAAAACAAGAGTGAACAAGCCAACATAGAAGAGCAAGAGGTGGACGAgaaggcggaggaggaggtggaggagaagaACAAAGAAATCTGCGACTCCGGAGCAAG TTGTGTCAGCAGCGATGAAGAGACGGGAGACGGCCTGGAATTCCTCATGGAGGCTCCAGAAGGATTTCGGAATTCTGACGAAGACCGCGTTTCTGAATCGCAG GAGTCGAGTGCGGAAGAGGAGCAGGATTTGAGTCGTCGGGTGCAACTgcccgaggaagaggaggggcaCG GGCTTGGTCCTCAGCTTGTGGTTTTGATATCTTTGGCCTGA
- the ripor1 gene encoding rho family-interacting cell polarization regulator 1 isoform X4, producing MFTGSTKLPPAKTPQPERLDEVYAALRRGLQSYLQVHQLELDTLGQQIRENKRNGRLGSLYEQDKQVKAIERFMRRLEFHLSKVEEQYDAYCIQRRLRDGASKMVVAFNSATGSKEARESLSEANRGFRECTEHMCSLESELESHMGEFHVKMKGLAGFARLCAGDQYEVLMRYGRQRWRLRGRVEVSSKQIWDSEEYIFLPLVSELLSIKVTELKSLANHVVVGSVSCEMLDLFCPLPQTLAVDINDLGTVKLNLEVTWSPFDKDDQTSSCSTVSKRLLSNQSPPDTPSMREQVFYSLLKRQGELDNGTVWSNSSESSDDSSSPALAHHAQRLSASNVPHTSVPAPHKSSASTPSLSSNQEEDESEAGEVFSPKDSVHNGHLQMSSSQSRVGESGPECTVTTDRLSVQSAEVLETSTELSHSCSDVSSTAVESFEKTDQCPAKDPAEDSIVRSGAVTAEVEGPSQMAHDSKQSDLAPTVPFPTSSSFTQEVETALESFDFLNCSDLEEEEDEAEHQEEGVHQEEVVHQEEVVHQEEVVHQEEVVHQVMDELQEDSEQPMQEEHREEDEEEEPQEVDKGAKQEGEEQHDEDENKSEQANIEEQEVDEKAEEEVEEKNKEICDSGASCVSSDEETGDGLEFLMEAPEGFRNSDEDRVSESQESSAEEEQDLSRRVQLPEEEEGHGEEKGDDQHGQDAVHDVQEEAERPTTPSHLATTVF from the exons ATGTTCACAGGCTCCACCAAGCTGCCCCCCGCCAAAACCCCCCAGCCCGAGCGACTGGATGAGGTGTACGCCGCCTTACGCCGAGGCTTACA GTCATacctgcaggtccaccagctTGAGCTGGACACCCTGGGCCAGCAGATCCGAGAAAACAAGAGAAACGGTCGACTG GGATCTTTGTATGAACAGGATAAG caaGTGAAAGCCATAGAGAGATTCATGCGTCGTTTGGAATTCCACCTCAGCAAG GTGGAGGAGCAATACGATGCTTACTGCATACAGCGGCGGCTTCGAGATGGTGCCAGTAAAATGGTGGTGGCCTTTAACTCTGCCACTGGGAGCAAAGAGGCCAGGGAGAGCCTGAGTGAGGCCAACAGAGGCTTTAGGGAATGTACAGAG CACATGTGCTCGCTCGAGAGCGAACTGGAAAGCCACATGGGAGAATTTCATGTCAAGATGAAGG GCCTTGCCGGCTTTGCGCGGCTATGTGCGGGTGACCAATATGag GTGCTCATGCGCTACGGGCGTCAGCGCTGGAGGCTACGAGGGCGCGTGGAAGTCAGCAGCAAGCAGATATGGGACAGCGAAGAGTACATTTTCCTGCCTCTCGTCTCTGAACTTTTGTCCATCAAG gtgACTGAGCTGAAGAGTCTGGCCAATCACGTGGTGGTGGGTAGTGTGTCCTGCGAAATGCTCGACCTGTTCTGCCCACTCCCACAGACCCTTGCTGTGGATATTAATGACCTGGGAACAGTTAAGCTGAACTTGGAAGTCACATGGAG tcCTTTTGACAAGGATGACCAGACATCGTCCTGCAGTACTGTTTCCAAACGGCTGTTGTCCAATCAGAGCCCTCCAGACACACCTTCCATGCGGGAACAAGTGTTTTAT TCTCTGCTGAAGCGGCAGGGAGAGCTGGATAACGGTACCGTCTGGTCCAACTCCTCCGAGTCTTCCGACGACTCGTCCAGTCCGGCCTTGGCCCACCACGCTCAGAGGCTGTCGGCCTCCAACGTTCCGCATACCAGCGTCCCCGCACCGCACAAGTCCAGCGCCTCGACGCCGTCGCTGTCGTCCAatcaggaggaggatgagagTGAAGCGGGCGAGGTTTTCTCCCCGAAAGACTCGGTGCACAACGGCCACCTGCAGATGTCCTCCTCTCAGAGCAGAGTTGGCGAGTCCGGCCCGGAATGTACTGTGACGACTGACAGACTGTCTGTCCAATCGGCTGAGGTTCTGGAAACCTCGACGGAGCTGAGCCACTCGTGCTCCGACGTCTCCTCCACTGCTGTCGAGTCATTCGAGAAGACGGACCAATGTCCGGCCAAAGATCCGGCTGAGGACTCGATAGTCCGCAGCGGAGCGGTGACTGCTGAGGTTGAAGGACCAAGTCAGATGGCTCATGATTCAAAACAGTCTGATTTAGCTCCAACT GTCCCTTTTCCTACTTCTTCCAGTTTCACTCAGGAAGTGGAGACTGCTCTTGAGAGTTTTGACTTCCTCAACTGCTCTGacctggaggaggaagaggacgagGCTGAGCATCAAGAAGAG GGTGTGCATCAAGAAGAGGTTGTGCATCAAGAAGAGGTTGTGCATCAAGAAGAGGTTGTGCATCAAGAAGAGGTTGTACATCAAGTGATGGATGAGCTTCAGGAAGACTCTGAGCAGCCAATGCAAGAAGAGCACcgagaggaagatgaggaggaagaaccTCAAGAGGTAGACAAAGGAGCAAAGCAAGAAGGTGAGGAGCAGCATGACGAAGATGAAAACAAGAGTGAACAAGCCAACATAGAAGAGCAAGAGGTGGACGAgaaggcggaggaggaggtggaggagaagaACAAAGAAATCTGCGACTCCGGAGCAAG TTGTGTCAGCAGCGATGAAGAGACGGGAGACGGCCTGGAATTCCTCATGGAGGCTCCAGAAGGATTTCGGAATTCTGACGAAGACCGCGTTTCTGAATCGCAG GAGTCGAGTGCGGAAGAGGAGCAGGATTTGAGTCGTCGGGTGCAACTgcccgaggaagaggaggggcaCGGTGAGGAAAAGGGAGACGACCAACACG GGCAGGACGCTGTACATGATGTTCAAGAGGAGGCGGAGCGTCCCACGACTCCCAGCCACTTGGCCACCACTGTGTTCTAA
- the ripor1 gene encoding rho family-interacting cell polarization regulator 1 isoform X2: protein MFTGSTKLPPAKTPQPERLDEVYAALRRGLQSYLQVHQLELDTLGQQIRENKRNGRLGSLYEQDKQVKAIERFMRRLEFHLSKVEEQYDAYCIQRRLRDGASKMVVAFNSATGSKEARESLSEANRGFRECTEHMCSLESELESHMGEFHVKMKGLAGFARLCAGDQYEVLMRYGRQRWRLRGRVEVSSKQIWDSEEYIFLPLVSELLSIKVTELKSLANHVVVGSVSCEMLDLFCPLPQTLAVDINDLGTVKLNLEVTWSPFDKDDQTSSCSTVSKRLLSNQSPPDTPSMREQVFYSLLKRQGELDNGTVWSNSSESSDDSSSPALAHHAQRLSASNVPHTSVPAPHKSSASTPSLSSNQEEDESEAGEVFSPKDSVHNGHLQMSSSQSRVGESGPECTVTTDRLSVQSAEVLETSTELSHSCSDVSSTAVESFEKTDQCPAKDPAEDSIVRSGAVTAEVEGPSQMAHDSKQSDLAPTVPFPTSSSFTQEVETALESFDFLNCSDLEEEEDEAEHQEEAVHQEEGVHQEEVVHQEEVVHQEEVVHQEEVVHQVMDELQEDSEQPMQEEHREEDEEEEPQEVDKGAKQEGEEQHDEDENKSEQANIEEQEVDEKAEEEVEEKNKEICDSGASCVSSDEETGDGLEFLMEAPEGFRNSDEDRVSESQESSAEEEQDLSRRVQLPEEEEGHGEEKGDDQHGQDAVHDVQEEAERPTTPSHLATTVF from the exons ATGTTCACAGGCTCCACCAAGCTGCCCCCCGCCAAAACCCCCCAGCCCGAGCGACTGGATGAGGTGTACGCCGCCTTACGCCGAGGCTTACA GTCATacctgcaggtccaccagctTGAGCTGGACACCCTGGGCCAGCAGATCCGAGAAAACAAGAGAAACGGTCGACTG GGATCTTTGTATGAACAGGATAAG caaGTGAAAGCCATAGAGAGATTCATGCGTCGTTTGGAATTCCACCTCAGCAAG GTGGAGGAGCAATACGATGCTTACTGCATACAGCGGCGGCTTCGAGATGGTGCCAGTAAAATGGTGGTGGCCTTTAACTCTGCCACTGGGAGCAAAGAGGCCAGGGAGAGCCTGAGTGAGGCCAACAGAGGCTTTAGGGAATGTACAGAG CACATGTGCTCGCTCGAGAGCGAACTGGAAAGCCACATGGGAGAATTTCATGTCAAGATGAAGG GCCTTGCCGGCTTTGCGCGGCTATGTGCGGGTGACCAATATGag GTGCTCATGCGCTACGGGCGTCAGCGCTGGAGGCTACGAGGGCGCGTGGAAGTCAGCAGCAAGCAGATATGGGACAGCGAAGAGTACATTTTCCTGCCTCTCGTCTCTGAACTTTTGTCCATCAAG gtgACTGAGCTGAAGAGTCTGGCCAATCACGTGGTGGTGGGTAGTGTGTCCTGCGAAATGCTCGACCTGTTCTGCCCACTCCCACAGACCCTTGCTGTGGATATTAATGACCTGGGAACAGTTAAGCTGAACTTGGAAGTCACATGGAG tcCTTTTGACAAGGATGACCAGACATCGTCCTGCAGTACTGTTTCCAAACGGCTGTTGTCCAATCAGAGCCCTCCAGACACACCTTCCATGCGGGAACAAGTGTTTTAT TCTCTGCTGAAGCGGCAGGGAGAGCTGGATAACGGTACCGTCTGGTCCAACTCCTCCGAGTCTTCCGACGACTCGTCCAGTCCGGCCTTGGCCCACCACGCTCAGAGGCTGTCGGCCTCCAACGTTCCGCATACCAGCGTCCCCGCACCGCACAAGTCCAGCGCCTCGACGCCGTCGCTGTCGTCCAatcaggaggaggatgagagTGAAGCGGGCGAGGTTTTCTCCCCGAAAGACTCGGTGCACAACGGCCACCTGCAGATGTCCTCCTCTCAGAGCAGAGTTGGCGAGTCCGGCCCGGAATGTACTGTGACGACTGACAGACTGTCTGTCCAATCGGCTGAGGTTCTGGAAACCTCGACGGAGCTGAGCCACTCGTGCTCCGACGTCTCCTCCACTGCTGTCGAGTCATTCGAGAAGACGGACCAATGTCCGGCCAAAGATCCGGCTGAGGACTCGATAGTCCGCAGCGGAGCGGTGACTGCTGAGGTTGAAGGACCAAGTCAGATGGCTCATGATTCAAAACAGTCTGATTTAGCTCCAACT GTCCCTTTTCCTACTTCTTCCAGTTTCACTCAGGAAGTGGAGACTGCTCTTGAGAGTTTTGACTTCCTCAACTGCTCTGacctggaggaggaagaggacgag GCTGAGCATCAAGAAGAGGCTGTGCATCAAGAAGAGGGTGTGCATCAAGAAGAGGTTGTGCATCAAGAAGAGGTTGTGCATCAAGAAGAGGTTGTGCATCAAGAAGAGGTTGTACATCAAGTGATGGATGAGCTTCAGGAAGACTCTGAGCAGCCAATGCAAGAAGAGCACcgagaggaagatgaggaggaagaaccTCAAGAGGTAGACAAAGGAGCAAAGCAAGAAGGTGAGGAGCAGCATGACGAAGATGAAAACAAGAGTGAACAAGCCAACATAGAAGAGCAAGAGGTGGACGAgaaggcggaggaggaggtggaggagaagaACAAAGAAATCTGCGACTCCGGAGCAAG TTGTGTCAGCAGCGATGAAGAGACGGGAGACGGCCTGGAATTCCTCATGGAGGCTCCAGAAGGATTTCGGAATTCTGACGAAGACCGCGTTTCTGAATCGCAG GAGTCGAGTGCGGAAGAGGAGCAGGATTTGAGTCGTCGGGTGCAACTgcccgaggaagaggaggggcaCGGTGAGGAAAAGGGAGACGACCAACACG GGCAGGACGCTGTACATGATGTTCAAGAGGAGGCGGAGCGTCCCACGACTCCCAGCCACTTGGCCACCACTGTGTTCTAA